The following proteins come from a genomic window of Micromonospora zamorensis:
- a CDS encoding isochorismatase family protein codes for MSPVPDSSDNGFGGALLPGARPAVLVIDLMRAYFDPASPLCLPSADCLQSAGRVIAAARDHRVPVLHTRVAYGPGGVDGGLFVRKVTALQQLFSGGGAMGELMPQVSPAEDELVLVKQYASAFFGTSLASTLRAERIDTVVLVGVSTSGCVRATAVDAIQHGLVPLVVSEAVADRAPGPHEASLYDLQAKYAEVISEARAVAYLSEER; via the coding sequence ATGAGCCCCGTGCCGGACAGCAGCGACAACGGATTCGGGGGCGCGCTCCTGCCCGGCGCCCGTCCCGCGGTGCTCGTCATCGACCTGATGCGGGCCTACTTCGACCCGGCCAGCCCACTGTGCCTGCCGTCCGCGGACTGCCTGCAGTCGGCTGGCCGGGTCATCGCCGCAGCCCGCGACCACCGGGTTCCCGTGCTGCACACCCGCGTCGCGTACGGGCCCGGCGGTGTCGACGGAGGCCTGTTCGTCCGGAAGGTCACCGCCCTTCAGCAGCTCTTCTCCGGCGGTGGCGCGATGGGTGAGCTGATGCCGCAGGTCTCCCCCGCCGAGGATGAACTGGTGCTGGTCAAGCAGTACGCCAGCGCCTTCTTCGGCACGTCGCTGGCCTCCACCCTGCGGGCGGAGCGCATCGACACCGTCGTGCTGGTCGGCGTGAGCACGAGCGGTTGTGTCCGTGCCACGGCGGTGGACGCGATCCAGCACGGCCTCGTCCCGCTGGTGGTCTCCGAAGCGGTGGCGGACCGCGCCCCCGGCCCGCACGAGGCGAGCCTGTACGACCTGCAAGCCAAGTACGCCGAGGTGATCAGCGAGGCCAGGGCCGTCGCGTACCTGTCGGAGGAGCGATGA
- a CDS encoding hydroxymethylglutaryl-CoA lyase has product MTVMVDIVEVSPRDGLQNEATLLTTADKVELTERAVRAGARRVEVTSFVNPARVPQMADADELMAALPRHDGVRYAGLVMNRRGLDRALAAGVDEINVVVVATDTFCGRNQGMTTAQACDTAAVLVQAAREAGVFTTVTVGASFGCPFEGEVPPNRLREVLARVRDVGPDELALADTIGVAVPSDVTERLTLAREITQSRTPLRLHLHDTRHTGVANAVAAVQAGVTTLDASIGGTGGCPFAPAATGNVATEDLVYLFDRMGRPTGLNLEELTSAVSWLQRRLGKQLPGALLRAGGFPA; this is encoded by the coding sequence ATGACAGTCATGGTCGACATCGTCGAGGTCTCGCCCCGTGACGGCCTGCAGAACGAGGCGACGCTACTCACCACCGCCGACAAGGTGGAACTCACCGAGCGGGCGGTACGCGCGGGAGCCCGGCGAGTGGAGGTGACCAGCTTCGTCAACCCCGCCCGCGTTCCGCAGATGGCGGACGCGGACGAGCTGATGGCCGCGCTCCCCCGCCACGACGGCGTCCGATACGCGGGCCTGGTGATGAACCGCCGCGGCCTGGACCGAGCTCTGGCTGCGGGGGTCGACGAGATCAACGTCGTCGTCGTGGCCACGGACACCTTCTGCGGCCGCAACCAGGGCATGACCACCGCCCAGGCCTGTGACACGGCCGCGGTGCTGGTGCAGGCGGCTCGCGAGGCAGGGGTGTTCACGACGGTGACAGTGGGTGCCTCGTTCGGATGCCCGTTCGAAGGCGAGGTCCCGCCGAACCGGCTGCGGGAGGTGCTCGCCCGGGTGCGGGACGTGGGTCCGGACGAACTGGCCCTCGCCGACACCATCGGAGTGGCCGTACCCTCCGACGTCACCGAACGGCTGACGCTCGCCCGGGAGATCACGCAGTCCCGCACACCGCTGCGGCTGCACCTGCACGACACCCGGCACACCGGCGTGGCCAACGCGGTCGCGGCAGTCCAGGCGGGCGTCACCACCCTCGACGCCAGCATCGGCGGAACAGGCGGTTGCCCGTTCGCACCTGCGGCGACCGGAAACGTCGCCACCGAGGATCTCGTCTACCTCTTCGACCGGATGGGGCGGCCCACCGGCCTGAATCTGGAGGAACTCACCTCGGCCGTCTCCTGGCTGCAACGGAGGCTCGGGAAGCAACTCCCCGGCGCTCTGCTCCGGGCGGGCGGTTTTCCCGCCTGA